From a single Collibacillus ludicampi genomic region:
- a CDS encoding reverse transcriptase domain-containing protein, with product MADRVAQMVVKIHFEPKVEPHFHPDSYGYRPGKSAADALAVTRKRCWKYDWVLEFDIKGLFDNIDHELLMKAVRKHTDNPWVILYIERWLKAPFEMPDGTVVERTKGTPQGGVISPVLANLFLHYAFDKWMRRLRMCLLKQWKEPKTRRRNLIALGIPEEQAVLISGSRKGYWRLSRTPQLNKALGLTYWRKQGLTSLVDRLDILRSTT from the coding sequence GTGGCGGACCGAGTAGCGCAAATGGTCGTTAAAATCCATTTCGAGCCGAAGGTGGAGCCACACTTTCACCCGGATTCCTATGGATATCGACCAGGAAAGTCGGCAGCAGATGCACTTGCAGTTACTCGAAAAAGATGTTGGAAGTATGATTGGGTGTTAGAATTTGACATCAAGGGGTTGTTCGACAACATTGACCACGAACTATTGATGAAGGCCGTCCGCAAACACACGGACAATCCATGGGTGATTCTCTACATTGAGAGATGGCTAAAGGCACCATTTGAGATGCCAGATGGAACCGTTGTGGAGCGGACAAAGGGCACACCGCAAGGCGGTGTAATAAGTCCTGTACTTGCAAATCTGTTTCTTCACTATGCGTTTGACAAATGGATGCGAAGATTAAGAATGTGCCTGCTAAAACAATGGAAGGAACCGAAGACAAGAAGAAGGAATCTGATTGCCCTAGGAATCCCAGAGGAGCAAGCGGTTCTGATAAGCGGATCACGAAAAGGTTACTGGAGACTCTCCAGGACACCGCAATTAAATAAAGCCCTTGGCCTCACCTATTGGCGGAAACAAGGACTTACAAGCTTAGTCGATAGACTTGACATACTTCGTTCCACAACATGA